From Cygnus atratus isolate AKBS03 ecotype Queensland, Australia chromosome 1, CAtr_DNAZoo_HiC_assembly, whole genome shotgun sequence, the proteins below share one genomic window:
- the TXNDC9 gene encoding thioredoxin domain-containing protein 9 → MAADTSVEILQKVLENEILQTTKVVEEHLDAEMQKLDQMDEDELERLKQRRLEALKKAKQQKQEWLSKGHGEYREIPSERDFFQEVKESKNVVCHFYRDTTFRCQIMDKHLTVLAKKHVETKFLKLNAEKSPFLCERLRIKVIPTLALIKDGKSQDYVVGFTDLGNTDDFTTETLEWRLGCADIINYSGNLMEPPFQNQKKFGTSFTKLEKKTIRGKKYDSDSDDD, encoded by the exons ATGGCTGCTGATACGTCTGTTGAAATTCTCCAGAAAGTTCTGGAGAATGAAATACTTCAGACCACCAAGGTAGTAGAAGAACATCTGgatgctgaaatgcagaagCTGGACCAAATGGATGAAGATGAATTGGAACGCCTTAAACAAAGGAGGCTTGAAGCACTGAAAAAGGCCAAGCAGCAGAAACAG GAGTGGCTTTCAAAAGGACATGGGGAGTACAGAGAAATCCCAAGTGAGAGAGACTTTTTCCAAGAAgtcaaagaaagtaaaaatgtggTTTGCCATTTCTATAGAGATACAACTTTCAG GTGTCAAATAATGGACAAGCATTTGACCGTATTGGCAAAAAAACATGTTGAGACAAAATTCTTGAAATTAAACGCAGAAAAATCTCCTTTCTTATGTGAGAGACTGCGCATCAAAGTAATCCCCACTTTAGCACtaataaaagatggaaaatcGCAAGACTATGTTGTTGGCTTCACTGATCTCGGTAACACGGATGACTTCACTACAGAGACCTTGGAGTGGAGACTAGGCTGTGCAGACATAATTAATTACAG TGGAAACCTGATGGAGCCAccttttcaaaaccagaagaaatttGGAACAAGCTTTACAAAGTTGGAGAAGAAGACCATCAGAGGGAAGAAATATGATTCAGATTCTGATGACGACTAG